ATATACTGGGTATTAAAGCCGGCGGGATGACCCATACTGCAGAGCTTCTTGAATTTGTTTATCATTATTTCTCAGGGAAAAACAAGGGTGAAAATCCGGAACTTTATATTATAACGGATGGTTATCCCCAAAAAAGCGGAATTAGCGACACAGTGTATCAATCACGAACCCTGAAAGCGGCACAGCGGCTAAAAACCCTTAAGATCAGGACAAAGATACTGTTGGTTTACACAGAAGACAGCACCCTTAACGACTCTGTGGTACGCTACAACAAACTGATAAGCGATGCACTGTCCGGTGAGTTGATAAAAATAGGCCCCCGGGACATCTCTCAAACTCTTATTAAAAGTGATAGTTCCAATTCTAATTCAAAAGTAAACGCCTCGTTACTCTTTTGACTGCTACTTGGTATTACTGTTTTAAGCAATCTCAGTGTTATCGAAGTTACCTGAATAATTCTTATAGTAAGATTGCACTTTTGTGATATAGTTTTTTGTCTCAGCAGGCATTTTTGACGGTCGTCTTTCGAGATTTCCCATACCCCAGTTATATGCGGCTATAGCCTGATTGACATTACCGTTATATCTGTCCAATAGTTGCCGGAGGTATTTGGTGCCGCCCTCGATATTGTCCTTAGGGTCAAACGAGTTCTTTACTCCCAGCTCTCTGGCTGTTGCAGGCATAAGCTGCATTAACCCTCTTGCACCGGCACTGGATACCGCCTTAGCATTGCCCCCGCTTTCAGCACGTATCACTGCTTTAATCAGCGCAGAGTCTATTCCGTACTTGTTGGCTGCACTCTGCACTATGTCGTCATATCTGTCAACTCTCGGATTTGGAGCTATTGTATTTGCCTCATCAAGGTTATCAGTGTTGTTGTTAAGTTCAGGCGTCCCAACAGAGGTTGTTTCATTAAGGTTCTTGTACGATTGTTCAAAATCCCGTCGGTTTGTCACATTACTTGACGCTGACATTGAATCATGGTAGGCATAGGCAGACATAGCATTATATAGTGATGTGGATGCTGTTTTTGAAGTATCCCCCTCTGAACCGGCTGCGGGAAGCAAATTCCCAATTGCCGGAAAAATATTCCTGTCCTTGCCGTCATCTTGCGCTAACGAAATGTCCAGGGCTTTAATAAAGGAATCCTTAAGGGTCTGCTGCGCTGCACTACTGCTGTTAGCCTTTTTTTTGCCATGGTTTACGATTCCGTGTAATACAGTTTTAAAGTCTTGTCTGGGGCTGGCAAGTGTTTTAGTTTTTTGGGTTACCGCTATCTGTCCACCTTCTGAACTTATGTCAACTTTGCTTACCATACCAATATTAATGCAATTATTGTGCCAAATATTTTCTCCCACTTGTTCTAATGTTAAAAGAAGGTAACTATTGTAAAATGTTTATGCACACTTGACTAAAGTCACATTTTTCATTTAGCATATGTGTAGCGGGCGTTTTTAACATATTGTAGGAGGGGTGGAGGTTTTAATTAAATGCAGAGGTATATTTTGTGAACACTGTACTCGTTGTTGACGATAATTCTGAATTAAGAGAGCAGATTGCCGAGATACTCTCAGGGGCAGGCTATGGTGTCTCCGTTGCCTCAAACGGGCAGGAGGCCATTAATTTAGTTAATTTCAACGACTATGATATAGTACTTCTTGATATGGTAATGCCAAAAATGAAGGGACAAGATGTTCTTTCTGAATTAAAAAGGAACAAACCCTTCTTGAAAGTAATAGTTATAACCGGCTTTGCCACTATAGAAAATGCGGTTGACGCCATAAAGGGAGGCGCTATTGATTACATTACAAAACCTTTTAATATTGACTTTTTCCTGACAGTTATCCGCCGTGTAATTGAGGAATCCACCTTTGAAAAAGAAATGGGGGAACTCGAAATGGACAAAATTCTGATGTCTTTGTGTAACCCCATTAGACGTAACACTATAAAAATTCTGTCCCGTAAAAAAACCATCCGTTTTATGGAACTTAACAGAGAACTTTCGATAGACGACCATACTAAACTGGTCTTCCATCTTAGAATCCTCAAAGATGCCGATATAATTTCCCAGGATTCAACAAAAGCATATTACCTTACCGACACAGGGTTAAAAGTGTATCAGAGTCTTCTCATCCTCGAAAAATATCTGGTATCATTTGAAACACCACGCTATATGTGAAATACAATTCACAAGATATCCTTTCTTTTGAATAAGATTTATCTTGTTTTACAACCGTTAACTCAATTATCATAAATCATAGTATCACTACGATAAATGCAAAGGAGAAAATAAGGAAAATGGGAGCAGCTCTTAAAAAAAAACCTACCCTAAAAAAGCGCCTATGTACCTTTGTAATGGAATCAATGTTGAAACTACCTCCATGTTTCAGCAATTGTGACATAAACCGGCTGCTCCCATCCCACCATATAGCCATATAGCAATACCGGTCTGTCTTATTTTCAGGGGGTAAGACAGGCCGGCGTTGCATTTGGCAACTTTCTTTTGAATTCCCTCAACTTTCTGAACTATAAGTCATTATTGTGTTTTTATTGCTGCTTTTGCTTTGTACTCCTTGCCAAACTTCTGTCTGTTTTTCATCTGTTTCCCTCCAAGGACTTCAACTAATTATACTTTAACTGATTGTTCCATATTGGGGATACACTATAGCAAAAAATTCAGCTTGATATTGTATTTATTAAATGTTATGATAAGGGCAAAATTTAACTTTAGAGGGCTAAAAAATGGAAAATAATAAACCAAACAGTACTGTCCACATAATAGACGTAACAAACCGTGACGGCGTGCAGACATCGAGGATACTGCTGCCAAAGCTCTCCAAAACCATGTTGAATCTCTATCTGGATGAAATGGGGATTTATCAGAGCGAGGTGGGCTTCCCCACACTTAAGCATGAAATAGGCTATATTAATGCCAATCTCAGCCTGTTTAAGAAGGGTGTTATAAAGCAGATTCATCTGGAGGGATGGTGCAGGGCTGTTGTTGAGGACGTTGAGTTAACGTTTAAGAACTGTCCGGATATGAAACATTTAAACATCTCAGCCTCTACCTCAGATATATTAATAAGGGGCAAGTTCATGGGCAAAAAAACCTTTAAGGATGTAGTGGATCAAATGGTAAAGGCAGCTAAGGCCGCCCGTGACCTTGGGGTGGAAACTCTTGGAGTAAACGCAGAGGATGCTTCACGCACGGATTTGGATAAACTGGAGGAGTTCATATTAGCCGGCAAAGAGGCAGGGGCGGACCGCTTCAGGTACTGTGACACACTGGGGACGGAGGGACCTATTTCAATATATGAAAAAATAAAGGAACTATCCGAGAAAACAAATTTTCCAATAGAGATGCACTGTCATAACGATTTGGGTATGGCTGAGGCAATATCAATAGCCGGGGCAAGGGCAGCCGTGGAGTGCGGCCTGGATACCTACATAAACACCACGATAAACGGTTACGGTGAACGCTCTGGAAATGCCGATCTGGTTTCTATTTTGCTTGCCCTTAAGTATTCAAACCACTTCAAGGACAAGGTCTATCTTGAGGACAATGTGAATCTGAAACATTCATGGAAGATAGCCAAATATGGTTCCTATGCGTTTGGTCTTCCGCTTCCTATAAACCAGCCCGGTGTCGGAGCAAATGTGTTTGCTCATGAGTCCGGGATTCATGCAGATGGAGCGTTAAAAGACAGAAGAAACTATGAATTATACGACCCGGAGGATGTTGGGCGCGGCCACTCGGATTTGCTTGCAACCGGCAGGGTGATTACCACCGGCGCTTATGGCGGCATAAAGGGGTTTCGTCATGTTTATGATAACCTCGGCGTTTACTTCAGCAACGATGATGAGGCACGTGACATACTTGAGCTTGTTCAATATGCCAACCTGCATACTCAAAAACCACTGACCGATGACGAGTTGAAATTTATAGCCAGCAACCCTGAAGAGGTAAGAGATATTTTGAGGGTAAACTTATGACACACAACGTGACGTTGATTCCCGGTGACGGTACCGGCCCTGAGATAACTGAGGCGGTTGTAAGGGTCGTTGAGGCCACAGGGGTTAAGATCAACTGGGATATACAGAATGCAGGAATTGATGTTTTTGAGACAGAGGGTAATCCCCTGCCTGCAAGAGTTATTGAAAGCATAAAGAAAAACAAGGTAGCAATAAAGGGGCCTGTAACGACACCTGTGGGAACGGGTTTCAGAAGTGTCAATGTCACCCTGCGGCAGGAACTTGACCTCTATGCCTGCCTGAGGCCATGTAAGACTTATGAAGGGGCTCGAACAAGGTTTCCAGGCGTGGATATTGTGGTTGTGCGGGAAAACACCGAGGATCTCTATGCAGGAATAGAGTTCCAAAAAGACAGTGAAGGTGCTTTGTCACTTATTGATTTTATAAAGTCCAAAACCGGTAAGACAATAAGAGATGATTCCGGGATAAGTATAAAACCGATTTCAGTTTTCGGTACGGAGAGGATAGTGCGTTTTGCTTTTGACTATGCCCGTGCTAACGGCAGAAAGAAGATAACATCGGTGCACAAGGCAAATATCATGAAATTTTCAGACGGTTTATTTCTTGAGGTATCAAAAAAAGTAGCGGAGTCGTACCCTGACATTGAGTTTGAAGACAGAATCATAGATAACATGTGTATGCAGCTTGTGCAGAAGCCTGAACAGTACGATGTGTTGGTGTTGCCGAATCTGTATGGTGATGTGGTATCGGATTTGGCGGCGGGTTTAATAGGAGGTCTCGGTCTTGCCCCGGGAGCAAACATAGGAGCAGAGATGGCGGTGTTTGAAGCCACACATGGAAGTACCCCTAAGTACAAGGGATTAAATAAGGTAAATCCTATGGCTATGATGTTATCGGCAATTATGATGTTAAACCATCTTGGGCAACGCAGCGCCGCAAGCAGACTTGACAATGCCATTGCAGCATTAATCAGGGAAGGCAAAGACGTGACATATGACATGAAGCCCTCACCGGATGACCCTACATCAGTAGGAACCTCCGGTGTTGCCGATGCTATATGTAAGATACTTAAAAACAGATAGAAATTGTATAGCACTGGTAACTCTGAGAGGGAAAATGAAAAGATATGTTTTGTGGCTGTTTATATTGTGCATAGTGTCTCAGTTGTTTTCAACTGAGGTAAGCTCAAATGTCTGCACACTTACCAGGGTCTCATGTTTTGGTTACCAAAAGCCGCTTGATGTTAGAGGCTCTGTCATTGTACCTCTGTGTGAAGGCCTTTTTTCCACATGCCAGTTTTGTTATGATTATGCCACGCTTGCAAATATCTGCAACAGAGAGATTAGAGGGTGTTACGGGCGGTGTATGGTTTATGGCATGTGGGGAGCTTGCTATTCAAAAGATGGAAAAATTTCATGCACTCCTGACTCACAACCTGAGCAGCCAAAAGATGCGGCATCTGAGCAGACTCCAACTCAGGCACCTGCTCCAACTCCAACTCCAACTCCAACTCCAACACCTGCTGCAACAGCAAAACCTGAGCCGACTCCACAGCCTGAGCCAACGGTAAAACCTGAGCAGGCGGCAGAGCCAAAGCAGGAGTCCTCAACAGATACAAAACTAGAGCCGCCCAAAAAACAGGAATAAAAAATGGAGGATTTTTCCCAGGCTATAATAGTGTCTTTTTTTGGTAAAAGTCTCCATATAAAGTCCG
This sequence is a window from Nitrospirae bacterium YQR-1. Protein-coding genes within it:
- a CDS encoding isocitrate/isopropylmalate dehydrogenase family protein, translated to MTHNVTLIPGDGTGPEITEAVVRVVEATGVKINWDIQNAGIDVFETEGNPLPARVIESIKKNKVAIKGPVTTPVGTGFRSVNVTLRQELDLYACLRPCKTYEGARTRFPGVDIVVVRENTEDLYAGIEFQKDSEGALSLIDFIKSKTGKTIRDDSGISIKPISVFGTERIVRFAFDYARANGRKKITSVHKANIMKFSDGLFLEVSKKVAESYPDIEFEDRIIDNMCMQLVQKPEQYDVLVLPNLYGDVVSDLAAGLIGGLGLAPGANIGAEMAVFEATHGSTPKYKGLNKVNPMAMMLSAIMMLNHLGQRSAASRLDNAIAALIREGKDVTYDMKPSPDDPTSVGTSGVADAICKILKNR
- a CDS encoding homocitrate synthase; this encodes MENNKPNSTVHIIDVTNRDGVQTSRILLPKLSKTMLNLYLDEMGIYQSEVGFPTLKHEIGYINANLSLFKKGVIKQIHLEGWCRAVVEDVELTFKNCPDMKHLNISASTSDILIRGKFMGKKTFKDVVDQMVKAAKAARDLGVETLGVNAEDASRTDLDKLEEFILAGKEAGADRFRYCDTLGTEGPISIYEKIKELSEKTNFPIEMHCHNDLGMAEAISIAGARAAVECGLDTYINTTINGYGERSGNADLVSILLALKYSNHFKDKVYLEDNVNLKHSWKIAKYGSYAFGLPLPINQPGVGANVFAHESGIHADGALKDRRNYELYDPEDVGRGHSDLLATGRVITTGAYGGIKGFRHVYDNLGVYFSNDDEARDILELVQYANLHTQKPLTDDELKFIASNPEEVRDILRVNL
- a CDS encoding response regulator produces the protein MNTVLVVDDNSELREQIAEILSGAGYGVSVASNGQEAINLVNFNDYDIVLLDMVMPKMKGQDVLSELKRNKPFLKVIVITGFATIENAVDAIKGGAIDYITKPFNIDFFLTVIRRVIEESTFEKEMGELEMDKILMSLCNPIRRNTIKILSRKKTIRFMELNRELSIDDHTKLVFHLRILKDADIISQDSTKAYYLTDTGLKVYQSLLILEKYLVSFETPRYM